The nucleotide window AGGTCGTCCGCGCTCTCTTGACCTACGGCGGAGACCGGTTCAAGGCGAGCGCGGCCGGTCCACCCCGGCCCCCGATCGACATGTCGGCGGACCGGTGGGACGACGTGCTGACAGTCGCGGCCCGAGTGGAGAATGATCGTCGCCAGCGACCGGTGGATCGCCGCTTCACCCTGCACCATCAGGCGGCCATGGCCCGTGACACCCTGGCACGCGCACTCCACGAGGCAGCGGACGGCGGGCCCGTCGCACCTCATGTCACGCCGTGGGTGTGGACGACGGCCTCCGGTGGGAGGCCCCTCACCCGGCACGGGCATGAGACCGGCGTCGAGCTGCGACTGTCCTACTATTCGCGCCCGCCGGCCGCGGCCGGCCCCCTGGCCGGTCCCACGCCGCCGCCGGCGCTGCCCGTGAACCCGAAGCGGCCCGGACGCCTGGTGTGGCGGGTCGTTCTGGCCGTCGGGTGCGCCTTCTCCGGACTCATGACGATCGGCGCTGTCGGTGCCACGGTGACGCGAGGTTTTCCCAGCGTGTGGGGTGCGATCGTGGGAAACGTCCTATTCGAGTCCATGCTCGTCGGGTCCGTGCTGTTGTTCGGGAGAGAACTGGGGCTGTTCAAACGGAAGTGACCCGGCCTCGCGACGCTGACCGTCGAAGCCACCGCGTCGCCCGAGCCGGGCGACGGGCTCTCAGGCCTCGTGGAGGCCGGACCAGCCCGAGTCCTCGATGGCGCGGAAGCCCGCGTGGATGATGGACTTGGTGATGGCGACCGCCAGGGACGCGTCGCGGTCGGCGTAGGCCGTCATCAGGCGGTCGTGGTCGTCCAGGGAGCGCCGCAGGCGGCCCGGGAACGACAGGCTCAGGTGGCGGAGCTGCAGAGTGCGCAGGCCCAGGGAGCCCAGCATGCGGGTGAGCTGGCGGTTGCCGGTGATCTCGGCCTCGGCCTGGCGGAAGCCCACGTTGTGCCAGAAGTAGGCGTCGACGTCGCCGATCTCGGCGTCCGCGCGCAGGCGGCCCTGCCATTCGGTGAGTACGGCCAGGCTCTCGTCGGTCGCCTCGTGCACGATCAGCTCGCTCACCAGGCCTTGCAGGCTGGCGCGTACCTGGTAGATGTCGCGGACCTGTTCCAGGGTGACCAGCGCCACCCGTGGCCGGCGGCGGGCCGGGATCTCCACCAGGCCCTCACGCTGCAGGGTCAGCAGGGCCTCGCGTACGGGGGTGCGGCTGCTCTTGTAGCGACGGGCCAGGTCGAC belongs to Actinoallomurus bryophytorum and includes:
- a CDS encoding GntR family transcriptional regulator; amino-acid sequence: MRDLMIAEEPSRLAEGLPSGEGMLGALLREGRPNTSLVDHIVEDIAMQIIVARLPPGADLNSVDLARRYKSSRTPVREALLTLQREGLVEIPARRRPRVALVTLEQVRDIYQVRASLQGLVSELIVHEATDESLAVLTEWQGRLRADAEIGDVDAYFWHNVGFRQAEAEITGNRQLTRMLGSLGLRTLQLRHLSLSFPGRLRRSLDDHDRLMTAYADRDASLAVAITKSIIHAGFRAIEDSGWSGLHEA